A genomic region of Elaeis guineensis isolate ETL-2024a chromosome 9, EG11, whole genome shotgun sequence contains the following coding sequences:
- the LOC105051693 gene encoding GDSL esterase/lipase At1g71250: protein MSSKNTVHWLPIWHFIATSVILQCSSQVLGELQVPAMFVFGDSLIDDGNNNYLSSIAKANYYPYGIDFFQGPTGRFSNGKTVIDVLCDLLGLPYLPPYTSPGLNGTRLLGGVNYASAAGGILDETGEYLGERFSLNQQVLNFENNLDELRTLMGGERNLSQYLARSIVVMVFGSNDYINNYLLPPLYPTSYNYTPEEYANLLLNHYTRQILALYSVGLRKFVLSGVGPLGCIPNQRASGLAPADQCIDQVNQMVSLFNGGLRSLVQQLNTNHPGAIFVYGNTYGALGDILNNPSTYGFTVIERGCCGLGRFQGQITCLPFSVPCLNRSQHIFWDAFHPTQAVNLILGQRAFTGPPNDMYPVNVQQLAQL, encoded by the exons ATGAGCTCAAAGAACACTGTCCACTGGCTTCCCATCTGGCATTTTATCGCCACTTCTGTGATTCTCCAGTGCTCAAGCCAAGTGCTGGGTGAACTACAGGTCCCAGCCATGTTTGTCTTCGGAGACTCCTTGATTGATGATGGAAACAACAATTACCTAAGCTCCATTGCGAAGGCCAACTACTACCCTTATGGGATTGATTTCTTTCAAGGGCCTACAGGGAGGTTTTCTAATGGGAAAACCGTAATAGATGTATTGT GTGATCTTCTGGGTCTTCCATATCTCCCACCATACACAAGTCCTGGCTTGAATGGAACGAGATTGCTTGGTGGAGTGAACTATGCTTCAGCAGCTGGGGGCATCCTTGATGAGACTGGCGAATACCTA GGAGAGAGGTTTAGCCTAAATCAGCAGGTGCTGAACTTCGAAAACAACTTAGATGAACTGAGGACACTGATGGGTGGTGAAAGAAACCTGAGCCAATACCTTGCAAGGTCCATCGTGGTGATGGTTTTTGGCAGCAATGACTACATCAACAACTACCTTCTGCCACCTCTATACCCTACCAGCTACAACTACACCCCCGAGGAGTATGCCAACCTCCTCCTCAACCACTACACCAGACAGATACTG GCACTATACAGTGTAGGTCTAAGGAAGTTTGTCCTGTCAGGGGTAGGGCCCCTAGGATGCATCCCCAACCAACGGGCCTCCGGGCTCGCCCCAGCTGACCAATGCATTGATCAGGTAAATCAGATGGTTAGTCTCTTCAATGGGGGGCTGAGATCActggtccaacagctgaacaccAATCACCCAGGGGCAATTTTTGTATATGGCAACACATATGGTGCTCTTGGAGACATCCTCAACAACCCAAGCACTTATG GTTTCACGGTCATTGAAAGGGGTTGCTGTGGGCTGGGAAGGTTCCAGGGGCAGATCACCTGCCTTCCATTTTCTGTTCCTTGCCTCAACAGGAGCCAACATATCTTCTGGGATGCTTTCCACCCAACACAAGCTGTGAACTTAATCCTCGGACAAAGGGCTTTCACTGGACCTCCTAATGACATGTACCCAGTCAATGTGCAGCAGTTGGCCCAACTGTAA